The Desulfosporosinus acidiphilus SJ4 genome has a window encoding:
- a CDS encoding acyltransferase family protein codes for MDKRTEYLDIAKGLLIISVILTHSPWPYAPYMYWFHMPAFFIISGLLYRDGIDFKRQFFKFYLPYFSFSAVDILFNFLMYPGIASLGNFLSSFKNYIYGGKAVWGVFWFIPVLLISKFLFSKLKSNFKTPYVIAILSLGYIAVHIYSIKVIPNSIVDITKQYWLPLDIDVVPLALVYYAIGFYSKNIIRYLVTKTAMFISGIACLLLTFINFAFRIDFYMNMKDSYYKSLIWDLIIPLCFTIFILAISNNLVKGKLRNFLNYCGVNSLIIMYLHRPIGNLTLKLFPSVGWLGYTLCGLFVSIAFNFIISQSFLTQILFKGKLPKYKLRLSFITHQDSLTIQQARSKVITLHRTAKTEVYRKVNQKLTVVSMVPPLSRDFWKNLKIGKKSYYTMGS; via the coding sequence ATGGATAAGAGAACGGAATATTTGGATATTGCCAAAGGTCTGTTAATCATCAGTGTCATATTAACCCATAGTCCTTGGCCTTATGCACCGTATATGTATTGGTTCCACATGCCGGCGTTTTTTATAATCAGCGGATTATTATATCGAGATGGAATTGATTTCAAAAGACAATTCTTCAAGTTCTATTTACCATATTTCAGTTTTTCCGCGGTAGATATATTATTCAACTTTTTAATGTATCCTGGTATTGCTTCCTTAGGAAACTTTTTATCGTCCTTTAAAAACTATATTTATGGTGGAAAAGCAGTATGGGGCGTATTTTGGTTTATTCCAGTATTGTTAATCAGTAAATTTCTTTTTAGCAAATTAAAAAGTAACTTTAAGACGCCCTATGTAATAGCAATCCTCTCTCTTGGATATATTGCTGTTCATATATATTCAATAAAGGTTATACCTAATTCTATTGTTGATATAACTAAGCAGTATTGGTTGCCATTGGATATCGATGTAGTTCCTTTAGCTTTAGTATATTATGCTATTGGTTTTTACTCTAAAAACATTATACGATATTTAGTAACAAAAACCGCTATGTTTATTAGTGGAATCGCTTGTCTGTTGTTAACTTTTATTAATTTTGCTTTTAGAATTGATTTCTACATGAACATGAAAGATTCTTACTATAAATCTCTTATTTGGGATTTAATAATTCCTCTATGTTTTACCATCTTTATTCTAGCTATTAGCAATAATTTAGTTAAGGGAAAACTAAGAAATTTTTTAAATTATTGTGGTGTAAACTCCTTGATTATTATGTATTTGCATAGACCTATAGGAAACTTAACACTTAAACTTTTCCCTTCAGTGGGGTGGTTAGGATATACACTATGCGGATTATTTGTATCCATAGCATTTAATTTTATCATTAGCCAATCATTCTTAACTCAGATTTTATTTAAAGGAAAACTACCCAAATACAAACTGCGCTTATCATTTATTACTCATCAAGATTCTTTGACTATTCAACAAGCTCGTTCAAAAGTTATAACGCTGCATAGAACGGCTAAAACTGAAGTTTATCGCAAAGTAAATCAAAAACTGACAGTAGTCTCAATGGTGCCCCCTTTGTCTAGAGACTTTTGGAAAAACTTAAAAATAGGGAAAAAAAGTTACTATACTATGGGGTCCTGA
- a CDS encoding aspartate/glutamate racemase family protein, which produces MKTIGLIGGMSWESSSEYYRILNEEIKVRLGGLHSAKCVLLSVDFEEIEICQRNNEWEKAARILTNAAHSLEASGADFIIICTNTMHKVADEIRAGIHIPLLHIADVTAQELISNGINVVGLLGTRYTMEQDFYKSRLEAQGINVLIPQETDREIINDVIFNELCLGYLLEDSRVNYKRIIQDLIEQGAKGIVLGCTEIGLLVKPEDSTVPLFDTTELHAKEAVNFALR; this is translated from the coding sequence ATGAAAACAATAGGTTTAATTGGGGGGATGAGTTGGGAATCATCCTCCGAGTATTACCGTATTCTTAATGAAGAAATTAAAGTAAGGCTCGGAGGTCTTCATTCCGCTAAATGCGTTCTTTTAAGTGTCGATTTTGAGGAAATTGAGATCTGTCAAAGAAATAACGAATGGGAAAAGGCTGCCCGAATTCTGACAAATGCTGCCCATAGTTTAGAGGCTTCAGGTGCCGACTTTATTATCATTTGCACCAATACTATGCACAAAGTTGCTGACGAGATTCGGGCAGGCATTCATATTCCATTATTGCACATCGCTGATGTCACGGCTCAAGAACTTATTTCGAACGGAATTAATGTTGTTGGCCTTTTGGGAACAAGATATACCATGGAACAAGATTTTTATAAGTCGCGTTTAGAGGCTCAAGGCATCAATGTTTTGATTCCCCAGGAAACAGATAGGGAAATCATAAATGATGTGATTTTTAACGAACTTTGCTTAGGATATCTTCTAGAAGACTCTAGAGTTAACTATAAGCGGATTATTCAGGACTTGATTGAGCAGGGCGCAAAAGGAATTGTTTTAGGCTGTACCGAAATTGGTCTATTAGTTAAACCTGAGGATTCCACCGTTCCATTGTTTGACACAACTGAACTTCATGCTAAAGAGGCAGTGAATTTTGCTCTTAGGTAA